The nucleotide window aaagacgcagcacagtcagaaataaataaattaacaaaaaaattttatctGATGAGCCTTTTCGTTTAAGACATACTTAGTTAACTTTATTTAATGTAATAAGTTATATTGGAATTTAAGTATTCTTTCTTACTTTGTGCTTTATATCTTTCCCACCTGTTTTTACCTTCTTTTGTTGACACttcctttgggttatttttcattaattcattattttgtttctagTAAAGtgagatatatacatacacatatctatatgtgtatatatatatatatatatacatatatatatatatatatatacacacagtccatggggtcacaaagagtcagacacaactgggcgactaaacagcaacaatatatttatgtgtgtgtgtgtatgaatatagTTGTGTGCATACATGCGTAGGTTTTCctgtatgtacacatgtacatatatacatgtatatgcatacatgtacacGTTTGTCAGCAGCGTCTATTAACTCTGGACGTGGGATTCCCGTGACCCAGCAGCCCCATTCTGAGCACGCGGCTCTGAGCCGTTTTCACAGACAGCACTCCGACAGCAAATGTGGCGGTTTCCACCCCAACCAGTTCTCTGGTTCTCCGGCACCAGCTGGGCGTCCCACAGTTTGACACTAACTCCCTGGCGTCAGTGCAGACCCCACAGACCAAGGGCTCCGTCCCACAGGGCTGTCCCCACACATCAGATGCCACCACTTCACCAGCTGTAATCGGGGACCCCCACGACCCCTTCCTCAGGCTCAGTACTAGCTAGTACAGCTCACACATGCAGGCCCACAGTTCACTTGCTATTTGCAGTGTATCCTGAAGGTACAGGATGGAATCAGCCGACGGCCGGGCTGCACGGCCTTCCCAGCATCTCCACACGTTCACCGGGCCGGACCCCTCCGGACCTCACGGCGGGGTGGGTCTCAGGGAGGCTGCATCATGCAGGTGATTAAATGATCAGCAGTTAGTGATGAGCTCCCAGGAGTTCCGGGTGGGGCCATGCCTTGGTCTTCCTGGATTCCAGCCCCCACTCTGAAGCTACTTAGGGTTTCCtaacccctcctcccccagccccccagcaaCCACAGCTCCACCGTCTGTCTGTGGATCTGCTTGTTCTGGATGCGTCACGTAAACGGaaccacatgctgtgtggccttTTTGCAGTGTCCTCGGGGTTCACGCTGGTGCAGCATGTGTCAGACTCTTCTCCCTTTATATGGTGGAACGTTGTGGGGCAGGTTCACAGCCCCTGGAGCTCTCCTGCTGAGACTGGACCTGGCCCGGAACGTGGACGGGGAGGACCACCCAGGTTGGCAGCTTTCACGAGCACGGGATCGTCCTCACGAAGTGTCTTCGGCCGCAAAGACGAGTTGCTCTCCACACCCACCGCCGAATCCGATCGGTTCACCTGGGGCCTCGCTGGGCACCGGCGGGTGTGCAGCTCCGGTGGTCCAACTGCCCGACGCCATCTCCAGGCTGCGTCCCGGAAACGTGTGGGCTCGGAGAGTAGAGCGCGCACCCCAGGGCAGGAGGCGTGAGGAGCCTCGATGGCCTGCTCAGCGGCGGGCACCTCCTCCCTGGACCTCCTCCGGCATTTCCAGGGCCGGGCTCTTGTGTGTCCCTTCCTGTGTGGCGGGCACTGGGCTGGCCCTGCCTGGGGCTGCCGCGGGCCTCAGACCTCACAGCTGGTGCCCCCAAGTTACCAGGAACAAGAGCCGTGTGGGCACGTGTGAGCCTGCATGTGctgtgtgggggggtggtgtgCGTGTGATGCgtgtgcaggaggcctgggcaaGGCCGAGGAGGGGGAGGCCGTGTTTCAGCATcgccccagccctcccccaccacagcggggaagggggtggggatcAGCCGCCCGCGGTCCCGCCCTCTCCACACCTGCCGGCCCAGCAGTGGCAGGAGCCCTGTGCCCTCTCCCCGGCCCCATGGTTGTGCTGCCGTCCCTCTGGCTGCCCTGGCCTGTCCCCCCTCACGTGGTCAGACCCAGCAAGCCCAGTCGCAGACATGGGGCCTCAAAGGGTCCTGAGACCTCAAGGGCCCTGTCTCCCTGGTGGGGGCTGCTCTCCCTGAAATGGTCCCCCAGGGCCCAGGGTGGTCTCTCCTGCGCCAGGGCGGTCACTGCGGCCACCCAGACCCAGACGCAGCCCCATCCTCCTGGTCATGTCACTGCCCTCAGGGGCCCCAGAGACTTGGGCGTTCCTGGACTCAACATTCCCACCAACGTCACGGCCACAGCTCAACTGGGCCCGTGTGCCCACCCAGCCAGCAGAGTTAGAATCCCACGGCCGGGGTCGGGGCCTGGTCTGCAGCCCTCGCCCACATCTGGCCCTGCTGGCATGCAGCCACCACACTGCCCTGCCTGCAGGGGGGCTTGGTTGAGAGAACCGCGGGGCTGAGCCCCCCAGGGGGATGGGGTCTTCTGACGTCTTCATGCCTCTAAAGGCTCAGGGGCCAGCGAGTCTGCGTCCAGGAACTGGATGGACCCAACCGTGTCCCTGGCCCCAGGCCCCCGCTTTCAACTTTACAGGGTTTCTGCTTGTCAGAGGGCAGAGGTGGGGTTCCAGGTGACACTGACCCGTCCTGGGGACAGGCTGGTAACTGAGCCGCCCAGAGCGTAGGGAGGGAAGTCCAGCCAGCCTCAGAGAGAGGCGGCAGGTGGCATGGGCCGAGGGCGTGACCTGGGCAGACAACCGGCAGGACAGCTGTGGCAACACTCGGGCCagcgagggtgggggtggggcggctgCAGTGACCCTGCGCAGCTACGCAGTGACTTCGGCCAAAAGCAAGCCATCTGGCCTTGCTGGGCGGGGCCACCGCCCCACACCCTCCCATGGAGACAGGCAGAGAGCTAGCCTGGAGGACGGGGCCAGGCCGGAGGGCGAGGCCAGGGAAGGGCGGGGCTGGAGGGACACCCGGCAGGCTCCCAGCGCTGCCGGTCACGGGTGGGCGGGGCCTGGCAGCTCAGAGTCAGAAACTGCTCTTCAGACGACGGAACAGACAGGCCCTTTGGTCTTCCCACTGTGACCCGCGGGGCAGCCGCAGGCCAGACCACATGCTTCCAGCGTCCCTCTCTGCCCAACCCCGGCTCCGTCCCCTCAGGACCGGAGCACCTATCCACCCCCACCCTTGCAGGTCTTCCTGCCCAGCCGACAGTGAACCTCAGGCCCACCCCATTGACCAGACAGGAGGGGCGTGCGGGTGGCCAGAGGTCTGGTGACCCTGCCAAGGGGTCGGCCAGCGTCCTTGCAGCGTCCTGTGTCCCCATCTGTGCAGAGGCGCCAAGGagcaccccctgccccctgcagggcTGCGCAGGGTTAAGGAGAAGGCTGGGGGCCGAGCAGggcccctgctctctgcctgcGCCCGGGACCCGGACCCCACCCAGCTGCTTTCCCCTGCTTGGCCCGGGCTCCCGGCCAGTGAGGGCTTAGACCTGCCTCTCAGGATGACCCCTGTCCACGCAGAACACCATGGGTCAGCGGGGGAAGGACGGAGGAAGGAACAAGGCAGGACAGAGAGAGACCTGTGAGCCACCACCCAGTGGCCAGTCCACAGAGGAGAGGCCCACgctcaggaaggaaggaaggatgcacCCCACAACCACAAGCTCTCGGTCAGAGACACAGCCACCCTCACGCCCACCTCCTCTCACCACGTATCCACCTGCCCACCTCTAGCCCTCCACTGATCCCTCCCTCCGTCCGTCCATCACTCAgggcccaccccctgcccccagcaggcaGGTGTTGACGGCCCCTCTGTGACCGCTGCCATCTGGGGTCTGGGACAGAGCAGTGGGCAAAGCGGACCCGTGCTTGGACAGCCTGAGCTGttggagagtcagacacacagaGGGACGTTAAGCCGTGACCGCAGGAGGCCGTCACACGTGATGCCACTGGGGTCTATTGCGGGCTCAATCCGGGTCATCAATGAGGGCTTCCGTCCCAGAACCCGCCTGGTTTCTGCGACACCCTGCTCGATGGACGTGTCTGTGGGACCCGGCTCCACCGCCCAGGGATGCTGAAAGGGCTGCCTTCAGAGGAGTTTTAAACAAGACCCATCTGGAATCCTCCTGAGGGTAGATGCGCCCAGAAGCGAAGGTCAGGCACAGCAGGGGTCTCTCTGGATGCCTGCTACCCTCTCATGGGGCCAGTTCCACCCTGACCCTAGGTGCACCCTACACCTTCCCAGCAGGTAGATCCCCGGGGGGTGCGACGGGAGGAGATTCAGGAGGGGGCAGTGCCCAGGTGCTCAGACTGGGACTGGTGTCCCGGCTGGCAGGCCTCTGCCCGTGCAGTGTCCCTGTCCCCACACCCTCGTGGCAGGAGGCGCAGCTCCCCTTCCCCAGACTGGGGTCTCTGTGTCAGGTCCCCCGGGCCTTCAGGGGGCAGAGGGCGGCCTTTGAGGTCCCCCAGCAAGGAGCTGGGAGGATGAGGGGCCTTATCCTGGGAGCCACCCTGTGCCACCTAGAGGACATGCAGACACACTTACGCCCTTATGCGCACGCCCCTGGTGGGCAGAGGCTGGGCATGGGTGCTCCGAGGGCGGCCCCCGCCCGGTGCCTTCCCACCTGCCCCAAGGTCATGGTTGCTCACACTCCTAGGTCCCAGCACAGCGCGTTTATTTCATGCTGGAAGTGGAGGCGGAGAGAGCGGGGCAGTGAGGCCAGGTCTGGAGGTGGGTGAGATGACTTCATCTTTCAGCATTTCTCGGGCAGGACTGACCAGTCTGATGGAGAGACAGAGCCTCGGGATGGAGGCCGGAGGGGACGGGAGCAGAGCCGGGAGGGGACCAaggcagacacagacacacacatgtacatgcgggcacacacgcgcacacgcacacacacactgacacatgcacatgcacacacgcgaACACGCATGCACACGGACACACGTGCAGGTGCACATACACGAACACACGTGCACACAGTTGCTTTcgggagggaaaggggaggaggcaggtgggagggagggggcggggctggggtgggggctgaggcACCTCGAgggcctgccctgccccctgcctgaCCTCCTGGGGGGAAAGTGCCCATGGGGCCAGACTCACTGCAGACCCAGGTGGCCAGGCATGGTGGGCGTGCGGTGGGCGTGCACATGCTTGTGAGCAAGTGTGTACCCAAGGGCATCCtccctgtgcatgtgtgtgtgcgtgggtgTGTAAGTGGTATATGTTCAAGCGTgagctctgtgtgtgcatgtggctaTCACGTGTAAGGGCAGAGGCAGGAAACTCAGGGCCTGATAGTGGGGGGGCCTGCGTGAAGAGGGGGTGACCCAGGGGAGGGAGAACCTGGGTGGGAGGgacctgggtgggagggggtgacCCGGGACGGGGGGACCTGGGGGAAGGGagaccctgggggagggggtggccctGGGGAATGGGACCCAGGTGGGGAGGAGACCAAGAAGCAGTGAGACCCCCAATATGGACTCAGGCTGAACCCTGGGGTAGCTGGGACCCCACACTTGGACCCCATGTGTGGGCCGAGCTCCCGCTGGGTCCCCGTAGGGCTCCAAGGCTCCAGGCAAACCCCACCCGGTGCAGAAGCCCGTTACCTGTCAGGTCCGGGAAGACAATGTTGTCATCTGAGAGGCCCTGAGCTCGGACCAGGCAGATGAACTTGTCCAGCAGCTGGGTCTGAATGGCCCATATTCTGCCTGGGGGCCGAGGAGCACAGCCTGGCTTCAGCCACGGCCGGGGGGGGCATGTAGACTGGCCTCTCCGCCCCCCACCTACCCCGACCGACCGCGCCAGGGCGAGGGGCTCACACAGCAGGCTGACCCTGAGGATGCTCTGCAGGTCCGACTGCCTCCTGGAGAGCAGGAGGGCAAAGGACGCGTAGTCCGTGTCGGTCACCTGGATCTCCTCAGGGTCCGCCCCGGGCTCTGGGGGTACAGCCTCATCAGGCCTCCCCGCCAGCGCCCCcaggctgccccctcctccccccgccccccaccccctcacctccaCTGTGATCAACCGAGAACATCCCAGGCTGGGACTTCGAAATAAGCTTGTATGACCAGGTGACACAGCGCTGGCccctggggagggagacgggCAGGAAGAAGGCTCCAGAACCTGGCCGAGCCTTTCCCAGGGGCTGCCCCCAGGTGGACCCACAGGAAGGGCCCACTCACGAGCCCCAGGCAGACCTGGGGCTTTGCCCCGTGGAGGGGGGACCTCAGCCCTGGGAGCGCTGATGCGGTGTGGCCCACCCATTTGTGGCCTCCGTCAGGTCCACCTGCTGACCATTCCTCAGCCTGGAACCAGACCTGAAGTGCCCCTGAGGCACATGCTTGAGAGAGGGTGCTGCTGGGCCGTTACGTGCCTGGGAGAGCTCTGGGTGGGCCCCGGGCTCGAGCTGGGAGGCGACCTGGTGCCCTGACCCTGCCAGGCGAGCACACCCGAAACAGAACAGAGGCAGCTTCCGGGGTGGCGTGTGCACTGGGTCCCTGCCCCCAGTTAACCAGCCCCCGACGGATCAGGAGCGGGTCGGGCgtggctgagcatgcacaggAGCCGGGCAGGGGGCTGCTCCGTGCCCCGCTGCTGGCCTCCAGAGCTTCCTGTCTCAGTGGAATCGAAGAGCCCTCAGCGAAAGAGATCTCCAGGTGGGTGAGCGAGGAAGGCCACGGGACCTGCTGGAGGAGCTGCACGGGTGAGGAAGCACCCCCAGGGCTGTCCATCAAGCCTCCCCACTTCTCCCCAACCAGTCATCCTGGCCGGCCCACCAGAGTGCCTGTCGCCCTGGACAACACAGCAATGGGTCCAGGGGAACGCAGGACTCAAGAAGAGTTGATCAGACACCACGGCCAGGCCAGCCTGCGTATTTCCCCTGTTCTGGTATTTTGATCCTGAGGAGGACGTCAGTGTAAGCCACCGTCTTATCCCTGTGAGGGGAGAACCTGCCTGGATGGAAGTCTAAGGCaaccagagctgagagaaggagagggaggaggggtgagGAGTCTCTGATCACAGGGCCTGAGCTCCCGGATCCAGCGGAGCCTGACACCccccagccctggggctcttctAGTCTGTGATCTGGTCAGTGCCTCCCCGCTTCTCAGTACGCACCCCAGAGTCGGGTGAGGTTGTCAGCAGCTTGTGCTGAACATCACGTTAGAAGGAAGCCTGGGAGAGTGTGGCCAGAGCCCTTGGTGGACCTGCCACAGAGGCATTGGCTTTTGAGGGTTTGGGCCCCAGCCCCTCACTCACCGAATCATGGCGTATGCCACTTCCAAGCGGTGGTTTTTATTTAGCGTGAATGTCGCCGTGAAAGGGCTCAGCAGAGACCTGTCTGCTACCGTGTGGGTGTTGCCCGCCAGGCCGAGGACAAACCACTCCCCCTGGAACTGCAAGGGGCTGGGGGTTGGCAGGGGCCAGGACGGCTGGGACCCCTGCTGCATTCGGCAACAGCTTCCGGTGTTCGGTCACGCTGACAGGAGGCTGAGAGCGCCCCGGGCCCTGCAGGGCTTGTGACGCTGGCCAGGGGGGCCTCTTTGTGCAGAGGCACTGAAATGTTCCCCCCAACCCTGCAGGGAGAGGTGGGGACTGCGGGGGAGGCCAGGGGTCTCCTTGGCGGGGGTGCCGAGAGGGCTGGCCTGGCTGACTCCCCGCACCCGGGCCTGGTGGGCGCCTcccgtccctccccacccctgacctTGCTGTCCTCGAAACTCTGCAGAACGGAGCCGGGGGCTGCCGGGGTGTGTGGGCTCTGGCCCTGGAGGGATCTTGGCAGGTAGAGCAGCACCCACAGGGCCAACCATGGGCCCATCCCAGCAGGGACTGGCGGGACGCAGCCCTGCTGCCAACCCCAGGCTCGCCCACCTCTTTATGGGCCTGACAGGCGGGCGCCCCTCCCTGGGGGTGTGACCCCGCTCCGTCCTCCTCAGGACTGGCTGGGGGTGGGCTCCAGGGGCGGGGCCCAatcaggccctgcccaccagaggtgGAGCAGGTGGGATGCCCGCTGGGTCCAGCCTCCCGGGCCTGGCCACCCCTTGCCCCCTCCGGGGGCCTCCCCCTGCCGGCCCAGCTGCACCAGGCAGAGGGCAGAATGCTCTGTCCCAGGTGGGAGCCTGGGGGGTCAAGGCCAGGACGTTCTCACCCTGGAGCAGGCAGGGCAGCCAGCCCGCAGGCGGCTCCACAGCCCCAAGACCGAAGCGGGGCCAGAACAGGGCCAGGAGGACCTGAGTCACCCccgggagggggcaggggaggatggGGCAGGGTAGGCTGGCCGGCCGCCCCCACACGCTGGCCCTGGGGGCTGGAGGGCAGCTGCGGAGGGCGGGGGCAGCCCCAGACACCCCTGGGGGAAGGACAGAGCCCTCTTCCCCACTCCAGCCGGGCACCGGGTGCTGGGCTCTGTCAGACATGAGAAGGACCTGTACTCGTCCCCTGAGCTCGCCCTGGGCCACCTCCTCCCACCCTTGGCCTCCGGGCCCAA belongs to Cervus elaphus chromosome 11, mCerEla1.1, whole genome shotgun sequence and includes:
- the LOC122703636 gene encoding uncharacterized protein LOC122703636, which encodes MRHVNGTTCCVAFLQCPRGSRWCSMCQTLLPLYGGTLWGRFTAPGALLLRLDLARNVDGEDHPGWQLSRARDRPHEVSSAAKTSCSPHPPPNPIGSPGASLGTGGCAAPVVQLPDAISRLRPGNVWARRVERAPQGRRREEPRWPAQRRAPPPWTSSGISRAGLLCVPSCVAGTGLALPGAAAGLRPHSWCPQVTRNKSRVGTCEPACAVWGGGVRVMRVQEAWARPRRGRPCFSIAPALPHHSGEGGGDQPPAVPPSPHLPAQQWQEPCALSPAPWLCCRPSGCPGLSPLTWSDPASPVADMGPQRVLRPQGPCLPGGGCSP
- the LCN12 gene encoding epididymal-specific lipocalin-12 isoform X1, whose product is MGPWLALWVLLYLPRSLQGQSPHTPAAPGSVLQSFEDSKFQGEWFVLGLAGNTHTVADRSLLSPFTATFTLNKNHRLEVAYAMIRGQRCVTWSYKLISKSQPGMFSVDHSGEPGADPEEIQVTDTDYASFALLLSRRQSDLQSILRVSLLCRIWAIQTQLLDKFICLVRAQGLSDDNIVFPDLTDWSVLPEKC
- the LCN12 gene encoding epididymal-specific lipocalin-12 isoform X2, whose amino-acid sequence is MGPWLALWVLLYLPRSLQGQSPHTPAAPGSVLQSFEDSKFQGEWFVLGLAGNTHTVADRSLLSPFTATFTLNKNHRLEVAYAMIRGQRCVTWSYKLISKSQPGMFSVDHSGEPGADPEEIQVTDTDYASFALLLSRRQSDLQSILRAEYGPFRPSCWTSSSAWSELRASQMTTLSSRT